CACATCAACTTGGCCAAAAATACCAGAATAAGataaaaataagaatgtgtccccagtacatggatgccccactcccactatcattttctatgttctgtggaccgtgaaattggggtaaaaactctaatttggcattacaattagaaagatcatagcatagggaacatgtgtactaagtttgaagtttattggacttcaacttgatcaaaaactttaacctgaagcaggatagACAAACAAACGGATGAAGGAaagaacgaacgcacagaccagaaaacataatgcccctctactatcaaaggtggggcataaaaaccatTCTGGGAAATCTTTTATTGAGAATAATTCAAAGTCGACAGAAATAAGTATAGGAAATAAAAAAGTCATCCTAATATTGAACATTGCTGATTTCCAGTAAAAAGAATTGGTATTCATATCCTCTTTTTTTCAGCATCACCTAAGTTTATATCATCTAAGTCTGGTTCATTTTCATCACAATAGTACCTCATTTTGTgcaccttttttttaatttccagtggatttttttatttttgtttaatctgATATCATGTGAAATACTAAGTTTTCTCCCCAGTCACAGCAGTGGCATAGACTTAACCTAAACAGTGTTTccggaaaaataatgataattttgaGGGGATACAACTTTCATTTctcaaaaaatataattatctgtAATATCAAgcaaacaaacatgtttatctATGTATATCATACATTGATAGCATTTCAGAATGTCTTTAATTGGCTCTCATAGCAAAACTTGTAATAATTCAAACTTGGATTTCAAACAATTTCTACCTTCTATTTTCATAACTCTTACTTTTTCTATATCTTCTTTAAGTTTATGTACTTTTATATGTCTTGGTACAGTCTGTAACAGTATTAAACCTGAATCTCtcactgaaataaaataaaatgattttaggTATTGAgatgaaaaaattataaagtcaACATCATTTTAGAGTATATATACTTCCTATATTATATAAACATAAGAAGGATACTTTAATCTTACTTCCTATGTTTAAGAAAATTGTGTCCTTGTGAATGAAAAAACTGTAGTCATCTAAACTAacctaaaattaattttaataaaaacaaacgcTGATGTGGCTGTGCAAACAAACACTGACAACTGTCCAGGATTGCTTCAAACAAGGTGCTAAAACCaaccaataaacaaacaaacaaacaaacaaacacaaatatgtacaggaaaacaatgaaacatgTACTGTATATAGAAAGCTGGTGATAAGACAAATCATTGGCAGAATCTGTTAATTTTTTACCAGCACCAAGGGGTAGTCCACAGCTCATCCCTTACTAAAATAGCATATATGTGAATCAGACAGCAAACAGAAAAGAAACCCAAAAGTCCTAGCATACTCAATCTTTGTTTGGATTTTTAATTGTATGTCTATATAATTAGTGTGCTGTCCACATCAACTTGGCCAAAAAGTACCAGAATATTGACATGTCATACTTACATAATGGAGCTGTGGTACTCAGAATGATGATGACCATTAATATACTGGAAAAAACAAAACCATTCTTGTTATAAATTATCAGTtctattgaaaacaaaaaaaatatttctctcaCTCAGAGCAAATAAGTTATATTCACAGACTTTGTGCATCTATAATAAGTATGCAAACTGTAAAAATGTTTctatctttttttctaaatgctcaACATTATTCAAATGACTAAATAACATTAATCATAGTGCATACTGCATAAGGAACAGATCTTGAAGTCAGTGGGAAAATTGCATAAAGCGTAcgcttttttttcaaagtaagtTATACTACATCGTAAGTCTTTGTAAGCTTCTGTACAAAGTTAATTACATATTCGATTGCTCATTCATTAAATGCATCTACCAAAATAAGTCACGGATACAAATTCACCagcaccatttaaaaaaaaaaagttaaatttgttttaaaaaatatcattcatTCTTCATGTTCTGGATCTTAAATCATACAACCTACGAATAAGGGATTGCAACTTTTCTTATTCCTGATTATTACCTCATAGCTGGATCCATGTAATACTTCCAGTCATCTTCTACAAACCATATCAATAAGGCACTAATGATGACAATGACAGAACCTAAAGCATCTCCTAATACATGTAGAAACACACCTCTCATATTTAACTGGGCACCAGatactaaaaaaacaaatgtgtaatgatcatacatgtactaaaatttTAAGGAGAaaatttacacaataaaattgaCTCTGACATCTAGATCTTTttgtaagtaaattttatttggaataggatcccagttagggcaaccagtccggtacccacgaatgtagttcttaaaaaaaatatataacttttgttataaactgtgtagtgttattatttcactagttctgtaactgaatgtagatttatttgaaagggtaggctttctagtttgaatttctgtaaaaattttgattgatttaaatgtaatctggcgtcagtacagaGTAAATTGCTatattctagcctttattcttccccggaagtagacagactgaccctgttgtcaataaaaaaaaaatttgcaacagaatgccggtcatgaggcactgtgattgtacttagacacttcaaaatgaatgactaacatgaaccagaagtcccaaggtggctatcaaaattattcattgaacaggaccctatgtatttactatgatttttaatgcgttccaatggggcaaataattgggtccccgttccatTTAGAGTTGGGCAAGATATGTATAAATTAACATGGTTGACATGAGATCTGTAAAGTTCTTTTGAAACTGACttgatatttaaaatacaaaaaacaaattataagcaCACTTGACAGAATAAACAGCACACATATCACATGGCATATAggtattcaaaattttattggtacaatttttttacattgaaaatgtactttatGTTGAATTGTCATGACTAGAATAAAATGCTTTTTACTAAATCATCCCTACTTGTAAAGTAAATATAAATTCAATGCATGTACCTACTTCATTTGTGTCCTTGTAAACATAAACCTACTTGTGAATATATAATTAGTTACAGATTAGTATGTCAGTAAACTTGTCTTATTGCACATGTTGTAGGAGTTTTTCTAATTGCTATTttctttgtacatgtatgtcatatcTTAAActctaaaatcataaaaaatataaaagaacttatatatatgaaaattagtGAGGTAGTAGATATCAAAGCAGCTCCTAGGGTCACATGTTATAGGTTTTTAACAAGTGGATTGTGAATGTTTGTTTCACTCTTTGTTAACCTAATAAACAAGTCTGTGGGAATATATATGCTCCTTTTTAgtttaatcaaacaaaaaaatagtttgttagaTATTGCATgtagtttatgattttttttaaatcttgcaAAACCTGGAAGAAATTATATGATTGCCATGTTGTTGAAGTTTTTCATGGTCATAGTATATACTCAAATTAACCcttctatttttatttgctgaAAAATCATGGAGGTGTTATAAATTTTCtaacgtcagacacgcgaagcaatgaacaatgatgaatgtgttttaaatttgatagatgcttgtgTGCTTTTTTATagaattgtttgtttttcaagattgtaacacagtgatgactgctgtacccatattttgactattttatttattatgactGTTTTGTTCGTGCATCGTTGtataaaatataacagaatttgatgagactgtcataacAGTGAGAGGTAAAaagttagcgctataaaaccaggttcaatccatcattttctacatttgaaaatgcctgtactaattcaggaatatgacagttgttgtccaatcgtttgatgtgttttgtcatttgattttgccatgtgattaaggactttccgattgaattttcctcagagttcagtatctttgtgatttaactttttatggAAGCCAAACCTAATACTATAAAATTACCTGTTTGTGGATCATCTTCCATTTCTATGACAACCCCATCTATTTCTGTTGAGTTTTCTAAAACACTTGTATGACTATGACCATGACCATGAGAATTGGCACTGGAATTTTTGACATGTCCATTTTCTGCTTTGTCCACTAAAGCTACTTTTTCATGTGAATGACTATGACTTCCACCACCATGAGAATGtcctaaaaaacaaacaaaactacagtaaattCATTAACACAAGTGGGATACTAATTTGCGAATGAAatgattatttaattattttttttattttagatttgtttTAAGTTGGGTTTTTTCATGATTTGTTACAGATTCAGTTGAGGTGATCTTCagttttttaccaaaaaaaacaaaaaaatggtaaaattattgAAGAAAAATTACTGCTAGTAGAGTTAACTGATTATTTGGCCATGACAACCTTTTTGTACACAAAATGTTGTAAGGAAACAGATAAAATAAATCAGGCTCTTCCTGTAATCAATCTCTACTAATTGAAAGGGCCTTAACtctttataaaattaaaacaagtcACAAAACCTGGATTTTGATTGGTGCTCTCTAGAAGAGTGAGCCAATTAGAATGCTTTTTTAAGATTTACTGGTTGGAAAATAAGTTACTACCGGtatgtggtatggactttgctcattgctgaaggccaaacagtgacctacagttgtcaCCTTCTATTTCATTTGGTCTCCGATCGAGAGTCatttaattggcaatcatacgacattttcttattcttaaataaacataccATGTTCATGAAACAGACAAAGACCAATAAGATTAACTGCTAGTCCCAAACTTCCAACAATAAGTAATAATTTAGGGTCTTTGATTTCTTCTATTTCAACCAAACGTTTTAATGATTCTACTAAGATGGAAAAACACAATGCTATCAGGAAAACAGCATTAACAAATGCTCCAAGAATTTCTGCTCGTATCCAACCAAATGTGTTCTTGTGAGTTTGCCACTTTGATATctgaaaaatatacaaatcaGCAATGTATTAGAGACATGACAGAGTGATTATACCATACATggatactatatatatatgtaattaatATTCAGTAATattacatacttttaattttatttttttcttaggGAGGGATCATATGTCAGGGTTCTCACGgaggatttttgaaggcgagtccagggatAAGCCTTTTTTGGCAATGGTGAGACCAACAGTTagaagaagatattttattgcaatatgcAGTTTTGAAAATGACGAGTTTATTAGTTTTCATAAGTCGATGGCCAGGATTCATGTACTCTGATTATgtgaaatatgtaaaatatatgtaaacAGTATCATGCATGTCATAACATGGTTGGGTTCTTTTTCTTGGGGAGGAGGTGTTACCTTTTTACAAACagttgatttattaattttgtatttcacaCTACTTAAGCTTAAAAGAATTTTGGTTATGTAATTATCTATACTTTAATTAgcacatattacatgtattacatgtacatattacaaACTTATATATTGATCATGTAGATATTGGATAGAAACTTGAGTGACATAATTTTAAATAATCTAGAAATCTCCTATACAATAGAAAGTTCAATTATTTCCTGATGatgacaaatacataaaatatgaaatacatgtatcagactAGAGGCATACAGAATTTTAGATACATAATAAAgtcattaatttgaatataaatccTGTTTCCCTAAAAGTGTTAAACATTCATTGACATTATATTAATTCTAAAActagtaaaacatgtaaaaactgcaacatcaaatttgaaatgtataatttttcatttgtcatACTTGTTACATGTCTAAGGTGCAGTGTTTAaattagatttgttttttttgtaaacaaggTATAAGAagacacagtggcggatccaggaggggggaaaggggggggagttccggggattggaacccccctttttttggatgatcaatgcatttgaatgggagcatatagttggaacccccccccccttttttccctgggttgggaaccccccttttttaaaatggctggatccgccactgagataTCACATtaaaattctgattttttgaaaacCCTGTCTGCAAATAAAATACTTCCACCAGTTCGTTTGCAGAGAAACATATTTGCAACAGAAAATTGTTTGCGACAAAGAAGGTTTGCATCTTTAGTATTCattcctgtaaaaaaaattaagcatacAACTAGAATGAACTATGTGGTTCTTTTGAACCTACAATGTGGCCTAAATACAAAAGAGCCAGGAGCTTCATACACTAGCATGACTAGTAAGTTTATAAAACATACACTATCTATATTTTTATCAGTGACTCAAGTTTAAAATCTCTCACTATAGGGGAGAAATTAACATACATTACATTGTTTTATACCTTAAATATGttttcattaacatgattaaaggcTAAAGTAACTTAATAGTGGTGAATAATCTATATAAGTGTGAACAAACATGAAGTAGATGTTATCATGTTTATCACACCTACAAAGTACATCTATACTTATATAGCATATTGTCTGCACTTACAAACCACATCAACATGTATTTCtcacaattttcttaaaatttgctaGATTTTACCTTTCATAATGGATTAATGGACCAAAGATTTTTCTTATTTACAAAGGGAAGTAACCAGGGTAATCATAGTACTTTAAAGCAACAACAAATcagttcaaaactttgaattgtcgCTATGGTGATCACAACATCGGGTGTTTAGTCTCTGGTACAGAGTTATCTTATTAGCaattgcaattataccacatcttctcatctAGATCTGTATATCAGTATGCCAACTTATGTGAACAC
Above is a window of Mytilus galloprovincialis chromosome 7, xbMytGall1.hap1.1, whole genome shotgun sequence DNA encoding:
- the LOC143083141 gene encoding proton-coupled zinc antiporter SLC30A1-like; the encoded protein is MGKYSGKTCRLLTMLGMTASFFLVEIIVGYVTNSIALVADSFHMLSDVVALIVGFASVRISKWQTHKNTFGWIRAEILGAFVNAVFLIALCFSILVESLKRLVEIEEIKDPKLLLIVGSLGLAVNLIGLCLFHEHGHSHGGGSHSHSHEKVALVDKAENGHVKNSSANSHGHGHSHTSVLENSTEIDGVVIEMEDDPQTVSGAQLNMRGVFLHVLGDALGSVIVIISALLIWFVEDDWKYYMDPAMSILMVIIILSTTAPLLRDSGLILLQTVPRHIKVHKLKEDIEKIEGVLALHEFHVWQLVGNKIIASAHIHVHNLQEYMVVAEKLKDIFHKAGIHSTTIQPEIIDEFDAVDFPKKQNCSLECGPNKNCLVDTCCAPKSKQELARRSSKENSPTRSSSNHNKLKTSASSPCFD